The Salvia miltiorrhiza cultivar Shanhuang (shh) chromosome 1, IMPLAD_Smil_shh, whole genome shotgun sequence genome has a window encoding:
- the LOC130991819 gene encoding dof zinc finger protein DOF3.1-like: MQDPSLYSQIKAQVQQQQQPQFPEQEHLKCPRCDSTNTKFCYYNNYNLSQPRHFCKNCRRYWTKGGALRNIPVGGGSRKNSKRSSSSSSSAASSSPSATAKRPAAAVAAASPVKNESTSSNGETPLKGENFVGQFGNLLEAGGSFSSLLGSNGGHFGNFLDGLGTSGSGLQMSDHFGDPGSGQNVDPRVLEGDLSNNADGFLSIHGGDGGGGGGGDGGCWGGGGNGWPDLAIYTPGSTFL, encoded by the coding sequence atgcaagACCCATCTCTGTATTCACAGATCAAAGCGcaagtgcagcagcagcagcagcctcaaTTTCCGGAGCAAGAACACCTCAAATGCCCGCGCTGCGATTCCACAAACACCAAATTCTGCTACTACAACAACTACAATCTCTCCCAGCCGCGCCATTTCTGCAAGAATTGCCGCCGGTATTGGACCAAAGGCGGCGCGTTGCGGAACATCCCCGTCGGCGGCGGCTCACGGAAGAATTCCAAGCGgagctcctcctcctcctcttccgccgcctcctcctcccCCTCCGCCACCGCAAAACGCCCGGCCGCTGCCGTCGCCGCCGCTTCGCCGGTCAAGAACGAGAGCACGAGCAGCAATGGCGAAACGCCGCTTAAGGGAGAGAATTTCGTGGGGCAGTTTGGGAATTTATTGGAGGCGGGCGGCAGTTTCAGCTCGCTATTGGGCTCCAACGGGGGGCATTTTGGTAATTTCCTAGACGGGTTAGGAACCAGCGGGTCCGGATTGCAGATGTCGGATCACTTCGGCGATCCGGGTTCGGGTCAGAATGTGGATCCGCGGGTTTTAGAGGGTGATCTCAGCAACAATGCTGATGGATTCTTGAGCATCCACGGcggagacggcggcggcggcggaggaggagacGGCGGCTGTTGGGGCGGCGGAGGCAATGGTTGGCCTGATCTCGCCATTTACACACCAGGCTCAACTTTTCTGTAG
- the LOC130991833 gene encoding serine/threonine protein phosphatase 2A 55 kDa regulatory subunit B beta isoform-like, which produces MDGGGGGGGEVASAAAGPPAPLDWKFSQVFGERTAGEEVQEVDIISAIEFDKTGDHLATGDRGGRVVLFERTDSKEHGRNRRDLERMDYSVGRHPEFRYKTEFQSHEPEFDYLKSLEIEEKINKIRWCQAANGALFLLSTNDKTIKFWKVQEKKVKKISDMNADTFKGAGNGSVASSSVSSGLKQCLANGSYSDRSNNSLSNDLSFPPGGIPSLRLPVITSSETNLVARCRRVYAHAHDYHINSISNNSDGETFISADDLRVNLWNLEISNQSFNIVDVKPTNMEDLTEVITSAEFHPTHCNMLAYSSSKGSIRLIDLRQSALCDSHSKLFEEQEAPGSRSFFTEIIASISDIKFAKDGRYILSRDYMTLKLWDINMDSGPVSTFQVHEYLRPKLCDLYENDSIFDKFECCLSGDGLRVATGSYSNLFRVFGCVPGSTEATTLEASKNPMRRQVQTPSRPSRSLGSSITRVVRRGAESPGVDANGNSFDFTTKLLHLAWHPSENSIACAAANSLYMYYA; this is translated from the exons ATggacggtggtggtggcggtggtggaGAGGTGGCATCAGCTGCGGCGGGTCCACCTGCGCCGCTCGACTGGAAATTCTCTCAGGTCTTCGGCGAGAGGACGGCCGGCGAAGAAGTACAAGAAG TTGATATCATCTCAGCAATTGAGTTCGATAAAACTGGCGACCATCTAGCCACTGGTGACCGTGGTGGAAGGGTTGTGTTATTTGAAAGGACTGATTCGAAAGAG CATGGTCGGAATCGTAGAGACTTAGAGAGGATGGACTATTCAGTTGGTCGACATCCTGAGTTCCGCTACAAAACTGAATTCCAGAGCCATGAACCTGAG TTCGATTATCTCAAAAGTTTGGAGATCGAGGAGAAAATCAACAAGATTCGCTGGTGTCAGGCAGCTAATGGTGCCCTGTTTCTTCTGTCTACTAATGACAAAACCATCAAGTTTTGGAAG GTCCAAGAGAAGAAAGTCAAAAAAATTTCTGATATGAATGCTGACACATTTAAAGGTGCTGGAAACGGTAGTGTTGCAAGTTCCAGTGTTTCTTCTGGTCTGAAGCAATGTCTTGCTAATGGCAGCTATTCTGACCGATCTAACAACTCGTTGAGCAATGACTTGTCCTTTCCACCTGGGGGCATCCCCTCACTGCGATTACCAGTG ATCACTAGCAGTGAGACAAATCTTGTTGCAAGATGCAGGAGAGTATATGCTCATGCACATGATTACCACATTAATTCTATCTCGAATAACAG TGATGGTGAAACATTTATATCAGCTGATGATCTGCGGGTTAATCTTTGGAACTTAGAAATAAGCAATCAGAGTTTCAATATTGTTGATGTGAAACCAACAAATATGGAAGATCTGACCG AGGTGATTACATCAGCAGAGTTTCATCCTACTCATTGCAACATGTTAGCATATAGTAGTTCAAAAGGATCAATTCGTCTAATTGATCTGCGGCAATCTGCCTTGTGTGATTCACATTCTAAGCT ATTTGAGGAACAGGAGGCACCTGGCTCAAGATCCTTTTTCACTGAGATAATTGCTTCAATATCAGATATTAAATTTGCAAAGGATGGCAGATATATACTCAGTCGTGATTACATGACCCTTAAG TTATGGGATATTAATATGGATTCTGGCCCAGTGTCGACTTTCCAGGTTCATGAATATTTGAGACCAAAG CTATGTGACCTGTATGAAAATGATtcaatttttgataaatttgaaTGCTGCTTGAGTGGTGATGGCCTTCGAGTGGCAACTGGTTCTTACAG CAATCTTTTCCGTGTGTTTGGTTGTGTTCCTGGGAGTACAGAGGCAACAACACTGGAAGCAAGCAAAAACCCGATGAG GAGGCAGGTCCAGACCCCATCAAGGCCTTCCAGATCCCTGGGCAGTAGCATCACCCGTGTTGTCCGAAGAG GTGCAGAGAGTCCGGGAGTTGATGCCAATGGGAATTCCTTCGATTTCACTACAAAGCTACTCCACTTGGCGTGGCATCCCTCTGAAAACTCAATTGCCTGTGCTGCTGCAAATAGCTTGTACATGTACTATGCATAA
- the LOC130991852 gene encoding LOW QUALITY PROTEIN: probable pectate lyase 1 (The sequence of the model RefSeq protein was modified relative to this genomic sequence to represent the inferred CDS: inserted 5 bases in 3 codons; deleted 1 base in 1 codon) has translation MASKAMQGITLCLIRVISIAIXLNSGQVEARRTIDNMNVIDKCWRTNPDWRRNRQQLASCAVGFAGQMINNIGSDVVNYKITDPSDDPLNPRPGTLRHAMTSIQGKAWITFKRHMNITLAKPLLVSSFTTIDGRGANAHIANGGCLLIKKATNVIVHGLYIHDCKPQEPGPVKAPGGEIMHLGPTDGDAIRVVSSSRIWIDHNTMYDRCXDGLIDITRGSTDITISNNWFRFQDKVMLLGHDDGFRRDQNMRVTVAFNHFGPNCIQRMPRIRFGYAHVVNNLYLGGGYMPLXRSMNPSIKSQANLFIAPKGGTRRYASSSILSTNI, from the exons ATGGCCTCAAAGGCCATGCAAGGTATCACCTTGTGTTTAATCCGAGTTATTTCAATAGCCA CTTTGAATTCGGGCCAGGTCGAGGCCCGAAGAACCATCGACAACATGAACGTTATCGACAAGTGTTGGAGAACGAATCCGGATTGGCGGAGAAACCGCCAGCAACTAGCTTCGTGCGCTGTTGGATTCGCAGGACAAATGATCAATAACATAGGAAGCGACGTGGTAAATTACAAGATAACAGATCCTAGCGATGACCCGTTGAACCCGAGGCCCGGGACACTAAGGCATGCCATGACCAGCATCCAAGGCAAGGCATGGATCACATTCAAGAGGCACATGAACATCACACTTGCCAAACCCCTCCTTGTTAGCAGCTTCACAACAATTGATGGGCGAGGTGCCAATGCCCACATTGCAAATGGTGGATGTCTACTTATTAAAAAG GCCACTAATGTGATTGTCCATGGCCTCTACATCCATGATTGCAAGCCACAAGAGCCCGGCCCAGTCAAGGCCCCAGGAGGGGAGATCATGCATTTGGGACCGACGGACGGGGATGCAATTCGTGTTGTGTCATCTTCAAGGATATGGATCGATCACAATACAATGTACGACAGGTG AGATGGACTAATTGATATTACAAGAGGATCAACGGATATCACAATATCGAACAACTGGTTTAGATTTCAAGACAAAGTGATGCTTCTAGGGCACGACGACGGCTTCCGAAGGGATCAAAACATGAGGGTTACGGTT GCCTTCAACCATTTCGGCCCAAACTGCATACAAAGAATGCCAAG GATTCGATTCGGATATGCGCATGTTGTCAACAACCTTTACCTAGGAGGGGGATATATGCCATT GAGGAGCATGAACCCTAGCATCAAGAGCCAAGCAAACCTCTTCATTGCACCAAAGGGAGGTACAAGGAGGTATGCATCATCTTCTATTTTATCGACAAATATATGA